The genomic region CGGCGCCCCAAATAAGCAACCGCTTTTCTAATGAGAAATCCTGTCTTTACTGCGGGAAACCGGCAGAATAAAAGGGCAAGAAATCCCCAACAATACGCCAAGATAACGAATTTTTTGGGAAATGGTTCCAAAAAATTAGAGGTGACCCCAATTACCTGAAAAGAGACTTCCGGTATCTACAAACAGCGGCGGTGGGGTACTCGTAACTTGTTCACTTATATAAAGAAAGGACAAAAAGATGGATAAGAAAACGATTCTGGTGACGGGGGCTACCGGATGGCAGGGAGGGAGTGTGGCGAGGTTCCTGCTAAAGGATGGAAAGTTTCATCTGCGGGCGTTGACCCGCAAGCCGGACTCCGAAACCGCTCGGGAATTAAGCAAACTGGGGGTTGAAATATTCAAAGGAGACCTCTCTGACATCAACATGATTCGCCCGGCGGTAAAAGACTGCTACGGCGTTTTCGGCGTCACCAATTTCTGGGAGCATTTCGATAAAGAGTACGAGCACGGAATGAACTTGATGAGAGCGGTAAAGGAAGCCGGCGTGAAACATTATGTATTCAGTTCGCTGCCGCATCCGAAATCGTTCGGATATAATAACCCGGTGCCGCATTTTGAAATCAAAGCGCAAGTGGAGGAGGCGATTAGAAAAGAAGGAATACCGGCTACGTTTATTCATGTCGCCTTCTATTATGAGAATTTTCTGTTTTTTGTGATGCCGCAGAAAAACGGCGACAGCACCTTCTCTTATGGATTTCCGCAGGGGGATACGCTCTTAGCGGGGGCATCGGCCGGCGATGTCGGCGGAGTGGTGACCCAGATTTTCGACCGACCGGAAGAATTTATAGGCCGAACGGTAGGGGTAGTCGGCGACGACCTGAAAGCGGCCGATTATATCGAAATAATGAGCCGTCATGTCGGAAAGAAGATTGTCTTCAATCATATCCCCAGAGAGGTCTTTGCCAAGTTCGATTTTCCCGGGGCGGAGGATGTCGCCAATATGTTCGACTTGAACCGTCTTCATATTCCCAATCGCCAGAAAGATATTGAAGAGAGCCGCCGCCTCTATCCCGGGATGAAGAGGTTTGAAACCTGGGTGATGGAAAATAAAGGGAAATTGGAGAAGGTCTTCAGCGGCTGAGTATCACAAGGTCGATTTGAACGAAGGGGCGGCCCTTGCGGTCGCCCGAAAAATATATGCCGGGCGCAGCGCCTTAAGGAAGGATTTCAACTTAGGCGACTTCTCAAGCGCTTTCGGCCGGGATTGCTTCCGGGATATCAGCCGTCGCCGCTTTTTTCTCGGTCGAGAGATAGGTATAAAGGGCGGGAATAACAAAAAGAGTCAGCCCCAGCGAAAAGAGCAATCCACCTATGATGACAATTCCCATCGGCACCCGGCTTTTGGCGGCGGCGCCCAGCGCCAGCGCAATCGGGAGAACGCCGAAGGCAGTGGCAAGGCTGGTCATAAGAATTGGTCGAAACCGCTGGGCGGCGGCATCAATAACGGCATCTTTAATCGATAATCCCTGAGATTTTCGCTGATTGGCAAATTCGACAATCAGAATTCCATTTTTTGTAACAATTCCGACCAGGGCGATAATGCCGATCTGACTGAAAATGTTAAAAGTCTGCCCGAACAACCAGAGGGAGAGCACCGCTCCGGCAAGGGCTAACGGTACCGTGAACATAATTATCAGCGGGTCTCGGAAGCTTTCAAACTGAGCCGAAAGAATCAGATAGACCAGTATCAGCGCCAGGACAAAGGCAAAAAGAAGGGTATTGGAGCTTTCGGCATATTCCTTGGAAACCCCGGCCAGGCTGGTCGCAAAGGTTTCATCGAGAACGTCTGCGGCAATCCGATTCATCTCATCAATGCCCTCTCCCAGAGTAAAACCTTTCGCCGGAGAGGCCATTACCGTAGCGGAGAC from Candidatus Zixiibacteriota bacterium harbors:
- a CDS encoding NmrA/HSCARG family protein, translating into MDKKTILVTGATGWQGGSVARFLLKDGKFHLRALTRKPDSETARELSKLGVEIFKGDLSDINMIRPAVKDCYGVFGVTNFWEHFDKEYEHGMNLMRAVKEAGVKHYVFSSLPHPKSFGYNNPVPHFEIKAQVEEAIRKEGIPATFIHVAFYYENFLFFVMPQKNGDSTFSYGFPQGDTLLAGASAGDVGGVVTQIFDRPEEFIGRTVGVVGDDLKAADYIEIMSRHVGKKIVFNHIPREVFAKFDFPGAEDVANMFDLNRLHIPNRQKDIEESRRLYPGMKRFETWVMENKGKLEKVFSG